TGGTAGTTCGAGCCGAGGGGCTCCGGACGAGCCGCAGGCGAGGCAGTTCGAGCCGAGGCGCTTCGGCGCGGGCAGCTTCATCGCCGGCGCCAGCGACGAGGCGAGGCCCGAGTAAATAACACCGAGGCGAGTCCCGAGTTGATTGCGCCGGCCGGGTACCCGCTGAAAGCGCGGGTGGGGGCTCGAGCCACGTGAGAAGCTACATCGTGCGCCGCTTGGCGATCGCGCTGGTCACCCTGCTGGGGATGTCGATCGTCATCTTCGCCCTCATGCGCCTGGCCCCCGGCAACATCGTGGACGTCATTTTCGAGTCCGCGGGCTACGTGAACCCGGCGGACAAGAAGCTCCTCGAGAAGGAGCTCGGGATCGACAAGCCGGTCGTGGTTCAGTACCTGGACTGGTTGGGCTCGATCCTCCGCGGTGACCTCGGGAAGTCCTACCGCTACGAGCTCCCGGCCTGGCAGATCATCAAGCCCCGCATCCCGATCACGGTCGAGCTGGCCGTGCTCTCCCTCCTGATCTCGGTCCTGCTCGGGGTGCCGACCGGAGTGATCAGCGCGGTCCGCCAGGACACGCGGCTCGACTACATCCTCCGCGTCTTCAGCCTGGCCGGCCTCTCGATGCCGTCGTTCTGGCTCGGAATGGTGATCATCCTGGCCCTGGTGGCGTGGGTCGGGTGGATCCCGCCGATGGTGTACGTCCCGCCCGGCGAGGATCTCAAGATCCACCTGGTCCAGTTCCTCCTCCCCGCCCTGGCCGTGGGCTACCGCTCCTCCGCGCTCCTCATGCGGATCACCCGCTCCTCGGTGCTCGAAGTCATGCGGGAGGACTACATCCGGACGGCCTGGGCCAAAGGGCTTCGCGACGCCGTGGTGATCTGGCGCCACGCGCTCAAGAATGCCTTCCTCCCCGTGATCACCGTGATCGGCATCGAGTTCGCGTTCCTGATCGGGGGCCTGGTCGTGACGGAGACGGTGTTCAACCTCCCCGGCGTGGCGCGCTACCTGGTGGAGGCTATCCTCTGGCGCGACTACCCGGTTGTGCAGAACCTGGTCATGTTCATCGCGATCGTGGTGATCCTCACCAACCTGTTCGTGGACATGCTCTACGGGTGGTTCGACCCGCGGGTGCGCTATGGCGAATAGGCACACGGCGGTGACGGCCGAAGGGATCGAGCTGGCAGCCCCCGTAGGGGTCAGCCTCCCGCGCGCCGGCCTCTGGACCCTCCTCCTGCGCTTCTGCCGGAAGAAGCCGCTGGGCGCCGCCGGCGGGTTCCTGATGCTCGTGATGGTGGCGACGGCGGGCTTCGCCGACTTCCTGGCCACCGCGGATCCGGTCACCACAAACGCAGCCCACACCCTGGCGAAGCCCTCGGCCCAGTTCTGGCTGGGCTCGGACCACCTGGGCCGGGACATCTACAGCCGGATCGTCTACGGCGCGCGCGTCTCGCTCATCGTGGGTGCCGTGTCCACGCTGCTCGGCTCGATCCTGGGGGGGATCATCGGGCTCCTGTCCGGCTACCTGGGCGGGAAGACCGACCTGATCGCCCAGCGCGTGATGGACATCCTCCAGGGCTTGCCGCTCCTGGTGCTCGCGCTCGTCATGGCCGCCGCGCTCGGCCCGTCGATCCCCAACGTCATCATCGCCATCTCGATCCCGATCATCCCCCGCGCCGCGCGCGTGATCCGGTCGAGCGTCCTCGCGATCCGGGAGTTCGCCTACATCGAGGCGGCGCGCGCGCTCGGCGTCGGTCACCTGAGCATCGCCTTCCGACACATCCTGCCGAACACTGTGGGGCCGTTCATCGTGCTGGCCACGGCCCAGCTCGGGAGCGCCATCCTGGTCGAGGCCGCGCTGTCCTTCCTCGGGCTCGGCGTCCCGGAGCCCGCCCCCTCGTGGGGACGGATGCTCTCGGTCTCCGCCACCGAGTACGCCCAGAAGGCGCCTCACCTGGTGCTCTTCCCGGGCTTCGCGATCAGCCTCGCGGTTTTCGGCTCGAACCTCCTGGGTGATGCCCTTCGCGACGTGCTTGACCCCAGGCTCAGGGGAGCGTAATGTCCGAAAACGCCTTAGTTGTGAGGGGTCGCGCGTCCCAGCGGTAGCGGCCCCGAAGAAGGAGGGATGACCATGAAGATGTACGTGGCAGGGAAGTGGATCGACAAGCCTCAGAAGATCGAGGTCGTGAACCCCTACGACAACTCGCTCATCGACACCGTCCCCCGGGCGGACCTTGACGACGTAGGCCGGGCCCTCGCCTCGGCCGAGCGCGGCGCCAAGGCGATGGCCAGGCTCTCGGGCTACGAGCGCTGGAAGATCTTGAAAAAAGCGGCGGAGCTCATCGAGGCCCGCAACGAGGAGCTCGGCCGGCTCATCAGCACGGAGGAGGGGAAGATCATCGCCGAGGGGCGCCTCGAGGCCCGCCGGGCCGTCGAGACCATCATGGGCTCGGCGGAGGAGGCCAAGCGGATCCACGGCGAGACGGTCCCGTTGGACGCCGATCCGAGCGGCGGCAAGCGCTTCGCCTTCACGCTCCGGGTCCCGTGTGGCGTCGTGGTCGCGATCAGCCCGTTCAACTTCCCGCTGAACCTGGTCTGCCACAAGGTGGGCCCGGCCATCGCGGGGGGCAACGCGGTGGTCATCAAGCC
This genomic window from Candidatus Rokuibacteriota bacterium contains:
- a CDS encoding ABC transporter permease, which codes for MANRHTAVTAEGIELAAPVGVSLPRAGLWTLLLRFCRKKPLGAAGGFLMLVMVATAGFADFLATADPVTTNAAHTLAKPSAQFWLGSDHLGRDIYSRIVYGARVSLIVGAVSTLLGSILGGIIGLLSGYLGGKTDLIAQRVMDILQGLPLLVLALVMAAALGPSIPNVIIAISIPIIPRAARVIRSSVLAIREFAYIEAARALGVGHLSIAFRHILPNTVGPFIVLATAQLGSAILVEAALSFLGLGVPEPAPSWGRMLSVSATEYAQKAPHLVLFPGFAISLAVFGSNLLGDALRDVLDPRLRGA
- a CDS encoding ABC transporter permease; its protein translation is MRSYIVRRLAIALVTLLGMSIVIFALMRLAPGNIVDVIFESAGYVNPADKKLLEKELGIDKPVVVQYLDWLGSILRGDLGKSYRYELPAWQIIKPRIPITVELAVLSLLISVLLGVPTGVISAVRQDTRLDYILRVFSLAGLSMPSFWLGMVIILALVAWVGWIPPMVYVPPGEDLKIHLVQFLLPALAVGYRSSALLMRITRSSVLEVMREDYIRTAWAKGLRDAVVIWRHALKNAFLPVITVIGIEFAFLIGGLVVTETVFNLPGVARYLVEAILWRDYPVVQNLVMFIAIVVILTNLFVDMLYGWFDPRVRYGE